Proteins from a single region of Chitinibacter bivalviorum:
- a CDS encoding Bax inhibitor-1/YccA family protein: MQYNPASYGSTTLAVERNRVLRNTYFLLALSMLPTAAGAILGISMKFAMSPMMGFIVFMAVSFGAFYAIEKTKESGAGVAILLAWTGFMGLWLSQILQVALKFSNGAELIGIAAVGTAAIFFTLATIATVTKKDFSFMGKFLMIGLVIVLLAAIANIFFAIPALSLTISAVAVLLFSGFILFDVSRIVNGGETNYISATLSLYLNIYNLFTSLLNLLMAFSGNSRD, from the coding sequence ATGCAATACAATCCAGCAAGCTACGGTAGCACGACGCTGGCCGTTGAACGCAACCGCGTGTTGCGCAACACCTATTTCCTGTTGGCGCTGTCAATGTTGCCAACAGCAGCGGGTGCCATTTTGGGTATCTCGATGAAATTTGCGATGAGCCCGATGATGGGTTTTATCGTGTTTATGGCGGTAAGCTTTGGCGCGTTTTACGCCATTGAAAAAACCAAAGAATCAGGCGCAGGCGTTGCGATTTTGCTCGCTTGGACTGGTTTTATGGGTCTGTGGCTGAGCCAAATCCTGCAAGTCGCGCTCAAATTTAGCAACGGTGCCGAGTTGATCGGTATTGCCGCAGTGGGTACTGCTGCGATCTTCTTTACCTTGGCCACCATCGCCACCGTGACCAAGAAAGATTTTTCCTTTATGGGTAAATTCTTGATGATCGGTCTGGTGATTGTGCTGCTGGCTGCGATCGCGAATATTTTCTTCGCCATTCCTGCGCTGTCGCTGACCATCTCTGCCGTAGCGGTATTGCTGTTTTCTGGCTTTATCCTGTTTGATGTCAGTCGCATCGTGAATGGTGGCGAAACCAATTACATTTCGGCCACCTTGAGCCTGTACCTGAACATTTACAATCTGTTCACCA
- a CDS encoding enoyl-CoA hydratase/isomerase family protein, translated as MTVHVSTINTSCGAQIGCLALSAPERINAQNLAMVRQMAAALAAWEHDAQLVAIVLIGAGERGFCAGGDLKALYHAMTSAGAIGEGDAFFAEEYRLCQTIREYPKPVLAWGHGIVMGGGWGLFSAASHRIVTPTSRLAMPETGIGLFPDVAASWWLPQMGSAGRFLALSGAAMNAADALALGAAQWLLPDERRHQTLLELAGLDWQGDTADHQRLAQYLSSIAVPSCAIEPQLLSHQGEFELAASGGYLSAVQYLKDLAGHTCDYLGHVAQRMHKASPTSLYLSWRLQDICADKTLAETVALETQMAACALRYGDFQAGIYATLFDRNQPHRWREASIESLDLAAIEQAFAPVFE; from the coding sequence ATGACCGTTCATGTTTCAACCATCAATACGAGCTGCGGGGCGCAGATTGGCTGTTTGGCGCTGAGCGCGCCCGAGCGGATTAACGCCCAAAATTTGGCGATGGTGCGACAAATGGCCGCCGCCCTCGCCGCGTGGGAGCATGATGCGCAGTTGGTCGCGATCGTCTTGATTGGTGCGGGTGAACGCGGGTTTTGTGCCGGCGGTGATTTGAAAGCGCTGTATCACGCGATGACCAGCGCTGGGGCCATCGGCGAAGGCGATGCTTTTTTTGCCGAAGAATACCGCCTCTGCCAAACGATCCGCGAATATCCCAAGCCGGTGCTGGCGTGGGGGCACGGCATTGTGATGGGCGGCGGATGGGGCTTATTTTCAGCCGCGAGTCATCGCATCGTGACCCCAACAAGCCGTTTGGCCATGCCAGAAACGGGTATTGGGCTATTTCCCGATGTGGCCGCCAGTTGGTGGCTACCGCAAATGGGGAGCGCTGGCCGCTTTTTGGCTCTCTCGGGGGCTGCGATGAACGCGGCAGACGCGCTAGCATTGGGCGCGGCGCAATGGCTCTTGCCCGATGAGCGCCGGCACCAGACGCTGTTGGAGCTGGCGGGCTTAGATTGGCAAGGTGACACGGCGGATCATCAGCGATTGGCTCAATATCTGTCGTCCATTGCGGTGCCGAGCTGTGCCATCGAGCCCCAACTTTTATCCCATCAGGGCGAGTTTGAGCTAGCTGCCAGTGGTGGGTATCTATCTGCAGTTCAATATTTAAAAGATCTTGCAGGTCATACCTGCGATTATTTAGGGCATGTGGCCCAACGTATGCACAAAGCCTCGCCCACATCCTTGTACCTTAGCTGGCGCTTGCAAGACATCTGCGCTGATAAAACGCTGGCTGAAACGGTGGCATTGGAAACGCAAATGGCTGCCTGTGCACTGCGTTATGGTGATTTCCAAGCGGGTATTTACGCCACGCTATTTGATCGCAATCAGCCACACCGCTGGCGCGAAGCAAGTATTGAGTCATTAGATCTGGCTGCCATCGAGCAGGCGTTTGCGCCGGTGTTTGAATGA
- a CDS encoding M14 family zinc carboxypeptidase, with amino-acid sequence MNAQHDLTELAELEAIIAQAPSWLSVQQHGVIHAQTHQYPLYSLSLGSPAADAPVLGFFGGVHGLERIGSQILLALLQSLLVRMEWDSSLQHKLQKMRIVFMPLINPAGMVKGWRSNGDGIDLMRNAPVEASQRPALLVGGHRISRHLPWYRGSADGDMAPENQALCEVVREQLLSAPLSIALDCHSGFGLRDRVWFPYAHTHEPITHLPDVHALAHLFQRSYPNHPYVIEPQARQYLTHGDIWDYLYLQHSQSSQRIFLPLTLELGSWLWIKKNPRQMLSLGGLFNPIVPHRQQRVLRKHLILFEFLIRAVHDYQHWLTQPDNRAQHQQLALQQWYQP; translated from the coding sequence ATGAATGCGCAGCATGATTTAACAGAATTAGCCGAGCTCGAAGCAATCATCGCCCAAGCGCCATCTTGGCTATCGGTGCAACAACATGGTGTGATTCACGCCCAAACTCATCAATATCCTTTGTATAGCTTAAGTTTAGGCAGCCCTGCTGCCGATGCGCCCGTGCTGGGTTTTTTTGGCGGCGTCCATGGCCTTGAGCGCATCGGCAGTCAGATCTTGCTCGCTTTGCTGCAAAGCCTGCTGGTGCGCATGGAATGGGATAGCAGCCTGCAGCACAAACTCCAAAAGATGCGCATTGTGTTTATGCCGCTGATCAATCCTGCTGGCATGGTCAAAGGCTGGCGCAGTAATGGCGATGGCATTGATCTGATGCGCAATGCGCCAGTCGAAGCAAGCCAGCGTCCCGCCTTGCTCGTGGGCGGGCATCGGATAAGTCGCCACTTGCCTTGGTATCGGGGGAGCGCCGATGGCGATATGGCACCAGAAAATCAGGCTTTGTGTGAAGTCGTGCGCGAGCAGTTATTGTCTGCGCCATTGAGTATCGCGCTCGATTGCCATTCGGGTTTTGGCTTGCGCGATCGGGTCTGGTTTCCCTATGCACACACGCATGAGCCGATCACTCATTTGCCCGATGTCCATGCGCTGGCACATTTGTTTCAACGTAGCTATCCAAATCACCCCTACGTAATCGAGCCGCAGGCGCGGCAATACCTGACCCACGGCGATATCTGGGATTATTTATATTTGCAGCACAGCCAAAGCAGCCAGCGCATCTTTTTGCCGCTCACCCTTGAGCTCGGCTCTTGGTTGTGGATTAAAAAAAACCCGCGCCAGATGCTGTCCTTGGGCGGCTTATTCAATCCAATTGTGCCGCATCGCCAGCAAAGGGTATTGCGCAAGCATTTAATCTTGTTCGAATTTTTAATCCGTGCGGTGCATGATTATCAACATTGGCTGACGCAGCCAGACAATCGTGCCCAGCACCAGCAACTAGCGCTGCAACAGTGGTATCAGCCATGA
- a CDS encoding alpha/beta fold hydrolase, whose translation MKTWVLLRGLMRETRHWGHFVDQLQTRFPQDQIICIEWPGNGLLHQQQSLTSIGDMAEYVQQSLIEKGIDGPYHVIAISLGAMAAIEWAHRHPHCLASCTLINTSLRRYNPIHQRLRWSQWPVLIRLALLAPAEREAMIMRLTSQRQHVPPLLAWQNYAQQYPISTANALRQLWAASHYRAPSCAPAVPLLMLNALGDQLVDPRCSAQIAAQWQVPLQTHPDAGHDLPLDDGEWVLTQIAATFFNKTEDASQNSLLSEAQIHAL comes from the coding sequence ATGAAAACATGGGTGCTATTACGCGGTCTGATGCGCGAAACGCGGCATTGGGGGCATTTCGTCGATCAACTACAAACTCGTTTTCCGCAGGATCAGATTATTTGTATTGAATGGCCAGGCAATGGCCTGCTCCACCAGCAACAAAGCCTGACTTCAATTGGCGACATGGCAGAGTATGTGCAGCAAAGCCTGATTGAGAAAGGCATTGACGGGCCATACCATGTGATCGCTATTTCACTTGGCGCCATGGCGGCGATCGAATGGGCGCATCGCCACCCGCACTGCTTGGCCAGTTGTACGCTAATCAATACCAGTTTGCGTCGCTACAACCCCATCCATCAGCGCTTGCGCTGGTCACAATGGCCAGTGCTCATCAGGCTTGCCTTACTAGCCCCCGCCGAACGTGAAGCCATGATCATGCGGCTCACGAGTCAGCGACAGCACGTGCCCCCCCTGCTGGCATGGCAAAATTATGCGCAGCAATACCCTATTAGCACGGCCAATGCATTGCGCCAGCTTTGGGCTGCCAGCCATTATCGTGCGCCGAGCTGCGCGCCAGCGGTGCCGCTGCTGATGCTCAATGCCTTGGGGGATCAACTGGTCGATCCGCGCTGCAGCGCGCAAATTGCCGCGCAATGGCAGGTACCGCTGCAAACGCATCCCGATGCAGGGCATGATTTGCCACTGGATGACGGGGAATGGGTACTGACGCAAATCGCGGCAACATTCTTCAATAAAACTGAAGATGCCAGTCAAAACTCTTTGCTATCCGAAGCGCAAATTCATGCTTTATGA
- a CDS encoding NADPH-dependent FMN reductase gives MKVLAICGSLREKSTNKGLLRFAQANAPEGMEITIADLSQVPFYNADITEQPAAVKTLLAQFDAADAFIFGATEYNYSIAPALKNAIDWASRAEGNTLLGGKAAAIMGAAGGMGSSRSQYHLRQVCTFIDVHPLNKPEVFANAFAGTFDADGNLTDEKIKENIRQQLIALAAWSKKISA, from the coding sequence ATGAAAGTTTTGGCCATCTGCGGCAGTTTGCGCGAAAAATCGACCAATAAAGGCTTGCTGCGCTTTGCGCAAGCCAATGCGCCCGAAGGCATGGAAATTACGATTGCCGATCTGAGCCAAGTACCTTTTTATAATGCTGATATCACCGAGCAACCTGCTGCGGTCAAAACCTTGTTAGCACAATTTGACGCGGCTGATGCATTTATTTTTGGTGCCACCGAATACAATTATTCGATTGCCCCTGCGTTGAAAAACGCAATTGATTGGGCTTCTCGTGCTGAAGGCAACACATTACTTGGCGGCAAAGCGGCGGCGATTATGGGGGCGGCAGGTGGCATGGGCTCTTCGCGTTCGCAATATCACTTGCGTCAGGTTTGCACTTTTATCGACGTGCATCCACTCAATAAGCCCGAAGTATTTGCCAATGCATTTGCCGGCACATTTGATGCCGATGGCAACCTGACCGATGAGAAAATTAAAGAGAATATTCGCCAACAATTGATCGCGCTGGCGGCCTGGTCAAAGAAAATTAGCGCCTAA